From Branchiostoma lanceolatum isolate klBraLanc5 chromosome 16, klBraLanc5.hap2, whole genome shotgun sequence:
tgcataaccttctcggcgaaggtaactacttgccttgaggaacagtgcaatttcacaagatcaagatctaaAAGTCAGTGAGAAGCCAATTTGTGTCAGCCAACACGTTTTAGGATCTTTTAGGCCTTCACAGTCAAACacccctggcccaatgggaatatctccttactacaccagtaacactttCCCTAAACcagtaacacgttccagctggTACCCAGCACAGGcactcatacaatataacacatttctacacttttctcgttaattatgcgaagtacttcgcccaaaatctaatcatctttagatttcccacatactcatcaacacaccaaatttgacaacaatccatccaggcgtcactgcacgaaatggcctcgtatcccggcgtatacgtacagggattcctctgaaaatattccatttcccggtgcggattttttaacggaaacgctaaatccgcaccgggatatggaatatttccggaggaatccctgtacgtatacgccaggatacgaggccatttcgtgcagtgcgttctcgacttattctgttcactaacagacacacagacaagcatcaaaacatagacttcttggcgaagtcaaCAACTTTCAACGTAGCCTTTGAAAACGTGTATTTAATGAGACATATGCCCTCCAAGAACCTCTGAGCATCCAATCCCATATTACTTTTGAGCACCTAAGTCCCATAATCAAACTTGTTCTAatcacataccaaatgtcataaagATCCCTTTACAACGTCGCAATTTCACAAGTTCTGCTGGTCAGCCACATTTGAAcgaaaccgaaaacataatttttggCGAAGGTACTATCTTTCATATGAAGACCAAAATCTACTCACTCTCATCCCTCTCCAAATCCTCAGCTTCTTTTGCTAGCCGTGCTTCCTTGAGGGCTGTCAAAAGTTCCTTCAGCAATCCAAGATGTCCCTCTCTAATTTTGTCATCAGCTTCCAGCATAGTGAACATCTCATGTGGTGTTGCATTCTGAACTTTTCCTTTGGCAATATGATTGCCTAACAAAAGTCGCAAACTTTTCACTTGATTTTCAGATAAATTTTCATCAACCTTTAGATAAAACTTGCTACGAGGGGATAGTTCAAACTTGTCTGATGATGAGTCACCATTCCAAGACGCCATGGTGGTCACTGTGAACAACAAAAAGACAGCACTGGGAGGTTAGATGATCTCCAAGCAAGTCTGATGCGCTCTCTGGTCCCCTCCTAGGCATGCGAGGatagtttgtgtgtatgtgtgaggcGTGTCCTGAAAAGAATATATAGAAGCCTAGACCTATATAGTTGGCCTGACGTAATTTTGTGGCGATGTTCATAGTTTAGGTGGGCTCTTAACACTAACAGTGCAATCATGATAAGCTTTGGGCTCAAATAGTATCATGCAATCGGCAACTGTCAGGCAGACCCCATTCATGCACAAAGAAACAACCCCTAATGCACCGGGTGCGCGAGAGGAGCCGCTCTTTCCCGTGCAGCTTATTTCTGTGGTAATTGCCCGCCAGTGTTGGGACCCTTGACTATTCATCTTGTACATTACATGTTGTTACAGATAACAAAGACTACGCAGACCAAAGTCTTTTGGATCAAGTGTCACGGGTCACAAATGTTAAGTGACAATTCTTGTGTATACTATGAGCGGGCGCTTTCTGTGACGGTGAAAAGTCAATACAAATCATGACACAGCTGGCATTACCTACTGGTAAGTTTGTCTAGGTCAAAGCAAAACACTATTCAATGGAAAGTCCAATATGTACCCCGGCCTGAGTAAGAAAAACTCCCCAATTGGCATTATGGTAAAGCTCGCGTAAGGCAACCAATCGCTGTTCCTTCCACATAAGTGAAAGCAAAAACTACCAACCGGGATGAAAAACCCGTGTTATGTTGTATACTTTATTCAATGATCATATTTCCGATGTCATAGCATCTGAATGCTCGGCTAATTCGCAGCACGTCATTCCTAAGCAAAAGAGGAACATATAATTACGTGCGTGCGCAAAGTCACATGACACACCTGTTCGGGTGGATAGTCTGTAACCCGATTCCTCACCACAGGTCCCAGTATAAATGCATGCTCACACGGTGTTAAACAGGCGGCGATAAAGTTTCAGACCATGCATTGTTCTTTATTGAAGGACCGATATTTCTTCCAATGGGTTGAATAAACTTTTGGCTCTGCccgtgcggttttaagataaatgatgttttttttatacattggACGATGATTGGTAGCGCTACATTACCTTGAGCATCCATGGAGCCGATTGAATCGTCTAATGATAGTCTAAATTTCCCGAGGTTACTTACgaatgtgtacatttgttttCTGGCAGATAAGAAAGTAGTCGACTTTCACGACGTCATACCTTCAcgaaatgatgttaaccttttcaagTGACGTATCAGAAGTATTTCAGCCCCTGCATGCGCAGTTGAAACAAACCATCGAAGATAACGAAGATGTGATGCTTTTCAATTGCCACTCCGATGTCAAACGTGGGACGTTGATTTTTTTGACAGTTTAAAGTGACTTCATGATGGACCAGACTTGCAAAGTCTGTAACGTTACcctttgtggggtcgtgtggcgcaacggcagatcgttcggctcagaaccaaggggtcccgagttcgaatcctgtcatgtcaccgatcttgtgcccttgggaaaggcactttacacgactttcctcacttcacccaggtgtaaatgggtacctgacttcggtcggggaaggtcgtattgaggtcacctggtggcaccgaatggcagccgcccagacccttgcgaaaattccacataatgcaagtgtggataagatatgtactacatgtatatgtatatgttgtgcattatgtgaaacctgtaaaccctgcatcaattcagccctagaaaggctgccattgcgggtaatttctgaccaataaaaaccatacTTCTCTTCACCGACCGGACATTTTAAATCTTTGAAGAAACCTGTCTTTGGTCAATCATATGTGGTATTTCATAGTCTTACGATGAAATACCAACAAGCTTAATAAGTTACTATAGAGCATTTGACACAGCTAACCCTGCCTTGGTTTTCCCCCCGAACCAAAGGAAAGACTGGAAATAAACATCATCCAATGGAAAGTCCCAGCTTGATATAAACCTGGGCATGAGTCAGGGGAACCCCCTAATTAGCATCACAATAATGATAAGTCCGTGACTCAACTGTTCTAGTGGTAAGTCCCAGCTTTTggtatgattttgaaaaatctcTGAGATTAGTGGTACTGCACTCACCCAACAATTTATTATGCAAGTGGACTCTAGTATTTTTCTTTGTAACACTAATGGAATCTGActaaaatgaaacaaacaaatcgaGTGCTGCTTGGTTTCTTAAAATGAAACATCTTGTTCTTCAGCTTTCACTGTTTAATAAGCAATTTACACATTGGAAAGAGATTATCAATTTTTGCTCACAATTTTTTGGGTATTGGAGAAGCCGTTCTGGACAAAGAATATGGGAGCTGGATGTCAGTATTCAATTGGTAGCAAACGTAACTTTTCTTGTAGAGTGGGTATGCCTTAATGTACTCATGTTCCTGTTAATTTCAGTAACACATGTCATATGattgaatagtcctatcatggagcGTATTGGATTTATAATTTAGTGTTGGAGCCCTAGACTATTCACCTTGCAGACTTGCACCTTACATGTTTTCACAGGTACCAGAGTCTACACAGAAACAAAGTCTTTCGGATCAAGTGTCGCCGGTCACACAGACGCGGCAATTCTTCTGCTGCGTGTGTATATATAGCGGGCGCATTTATTTGACATTGGGCGTGGAAAGTCTACAACAATCATGTCACCGCTAACGTTACCTAGTATTAGTGAGTTTATCTAGACCACAGCAAAATACTGGAAAAAAACATTCAGTGGAAAGCACCAGCTTAACATGTACAATAAGCCCCTGTCAGGGCCCAATTGCCTGGATATGGCGATGTCCGTAGTTGGGGTGGGGGCGCAACGGTTCGCAGCGCAGTGCAAACACGATAATCAAGCTTTGAACTCAAATACATTTTACCATTAGATAGTCTAAACGCGAACCCCTTATGCAGGCCTCCATGTATTCATATTCCCGCACACCTCTCATCCTAATTGCCTGGTTGTGGCGATGTCCGTAGTTGGGACAGGGGGCTCAACGCTTCGCAGTGCAGTGCAAACATTTTAGCGTTTCATAGCGTAAACGGGAACACCTCATGCAGGCCCCCATGAATGCACATCCTCACATACCCCTGTTTTGCTTCCTTTGACGCTCGGCAACAGCCCCtaaaaataataaaatgcaCCAGAGTCAGCCTCAAAATCTTACCAAAATTCTCGTTAAGACCCTCCGGAGTTATTCCCTTTCGTCCTCTCTCCAACGTAGGCTATTTATTTGCCCGCCAGTGTTGGGGACCATTTGTGTTGCACCTTACCTGTGGTCACAGGTAACAGAGCCTGCACAGACCATGAAACAGAGCATGTTCCGACTTTTTCAGATCAAGTGTCGCCGGCCACAAATGTTGATCGAcagttcttttgttgtgtgtgtatAGCGGGCGTATTTATGTAACATTGGGCGTGAAAATTCAACACCAATCATGGCACCGCTAACGTTGCCTACTAGTGAGTTTGTCTAGGCCAAGACATAACACCATTTAGTTGGTCGtgggtaaaaaaaatacatcattCAATGGAAAGACCCAACTACATATGTGGAGTTACCTATGCGTGAAAAAACTCCCTGATTCGCATGATCTTTCACCTCGCGCCGCAAGGCAACCAACCGCGAAAGTGAAAGCACGAACTACCGACCGGGACGAAACGCCCGTGTTATGTTTATGATGCAATCGACGATAATCATCTTCCATACGGTATGGGACAGTTATGTCGCTAcaataaaggaaagaaagaatcCTCCATTCAAGTCATGGACTATGTTCGGTATTTTCCTTGACTTCTATGGACTGCTACACAACGTCATAACATTGATACCGAGTCTTTTTGTTTACTCTAGTCCACCTTGAGGTAGAATACGTGATCTAATTGAACATTACAATTGGAACTAGAATAAGAAACGTAAACTACTTCTTACCTTTGTATTGTCACTTATTTCTTGGTTACCTTCTTCTTCCTCCCCTCTCTTCAGTAGTTCACTGCCCCTTTAGTGAAGGAAATATGGTAGTCCTAAGTCCTGAATGAAGACACCCCAGGTCTAGACGGCTAACAAATAAATCGACTCAAGTAGAAAACGGCCGTCGTCCGCAATCTAACAAGTGCAACTTCAAATCCAGTACACGATTTCACCTGATGTTATCGTCTGAAAACGCTTGAGCACTAGCAGGACTATACGAGGCTGCCAAACTTATCCAAGATATCTCAGACGTGGCCTATTCCTATTGACTAAAACTACAACCGAGAAAAGAAGGAAGTTGTGATCAGGTGCGCAAAGTCACCTGGGAAGGGGGAAAAGCCATGACTCATCTGTTCAGGTGGAAAGTCCCAGCCTTTCATATGATCCAAAAAAGCATTTCTCGGGGGGTGGGGGTATAGGAATTCAAATACTGTTTAGTAAAGATAAGTAAGGACCATCTGATGTAACGGGTGAATATATTCAAACTTGTTTGCACAGCAATTCTGATGGGCACAATATACACCAAAATATCTGAAACAGGTTTTACATCTTCCCTAGTTTGTAAATGAAACAGAACTACTGTATGTTTATAGCTGTCACAGTGGGAAAATCTTCTTGGATAGCAACCAACATGACGGGAGTGACGTCACCGCTAGGCACCCCtaaatataatctccaagcagatgtttggggagGCTAAATCATATTTTCTTAGCTGCCATTGTCTGTGACAAACATTAAGGAGGTGGTATGTCATAGAAAAGGGCAGCAAGGAAAACGTAACGAATTAGTCtcccaacttctgcttggagattcccgTAAATGGACCTTGGTTTATTGTGTTTACGCTAGAGCTAATATGCCATAGTAAAGGACAGCAGGCCTGAAGGACAGTAAGGAAAAAGTAACGATTTAGTACCCGAGCATCTGCTTATGGGGATTACCGAGAATGGGTCTCCAGTGGTTGTAGCGTTTACATTAGAGCTAGTGTCACAGAAATGGGCAGCAAAGAAAACGTAACAACTGAagtcccccaacatctgcttggagattaccgtgAATAGACCTTGGTTTGTTCTGTTTACACTAGAGCTAGTGGGCGGATCGTTTCAACGCGAGACCTTATGAGTTCACACAAAGGTCACCTTGTTAGTTGAGGGGCATTAAGTTGCGCCGGGGAACAACGCAGCAATTTAATCAAACACTCTGACAGTGATAACGTTATGTAGAGGGTATATATCAAGATATGCTCTGCTGTTGTCAAAGTAGGTTTTTAAGATAGAGAAATTCTACCTTATCCGTCTGCACTACTGTTGCCAAGTACACATTAAGAAGATACCATGATGTAGTTTTCACATTGCGTAtttgcatttatttattcaggTGGAAGGACCCCAAGTCCTTTGCTGTTTTGACGTACATGAATGACTTTCCTCAAAGTCCTTTATATATTACAATCTAATCTATACACATTTTACTCACTGATAATAATCGGCTAAATTGACTTTGCAATGCAATCTATATACGTATCGATAAATGCTACGATTCTTACGGTAAAGTAGCATACTATCTATCGTTACATATAGACTTGCATTGCTTTTAACATAGGAATATCAATAACATTCATGTATAACTGTATTTGCAATAAGTATATAAACAAATTGTAAATTATACAGCCACCATATAGATTATCTTGAAATACTAATACTCCTATCATTAGCCATTAGACATCGATAACGGGAGAGAAGGCATAGGCTCGTAATGTcccaaatttgaaaaaaaaaattgtgggtCGTCCCTGCAATTCTCGATAAGTACTATTTGAGTTACTATTAGAGTATGTTGGATTCTTCAACGTACTGGGATTTGACAAATGAGGCTCCTTCATCCTTAGGACCGAATGATTAAAGTCTACTCCCAAAAGACGACAAGAATATTGACATGTGAGTACGTATACTATATACAgaccattctctctctctctgtttagACATGTCTCTCTGTGTATCTTTTTTGACCTACGTTTGTACGTCGTCTATGAATGGGATGTATCAATGTAGCAATTATCATATTCGGAATATAGTTTCGTGTATCCCCAGTAGCTTCCTATACATATCAAAATATGTTAAATTCTTAGGAAAATATGATTTTATCTTTGAATCtagttggaaatgtgacaataAATGTGGTAATAAAACCCATATGTGTGTAGTTATGTACGTGTACAGTGCGTTGTATCTTCGTTGATAGAACACAACAGAACACCGATGCGATGCGATACCATCATATCCATAAGCAGTCCCTTGTAGACTTATTTCGTGCAAGCCTGAAACAAGaacaataacaaaacaactTGTCAGGACAAAAGAAAAgagactctctctctctctttacttCTGATTTGAAGTCAAACACCAAGTCACTGTAGATAAGTCAATGAATGAAACTATTGAAAATGACAAGTACACAGATTAGCACTCAGCCGATTTGTCCAAGTTGTATGTGTTTTTGCAAAGAAGAGGTAACCTTTAAGTGCTCTATTAGGCCTCATGATCTGAACGATCACAAAACAGTTCGTTTTTTATAAGAGATTGATAAGTACCTTTATTTCCATGATGTAGATGATGGCTGCATAAAAGGTTCCCTTGCTGAATTCGTTCTTTAAGTCCCTTAATTGGTCCTCACATTCTGGTAAGTAGAAATATGAAATAGCAAAGCAAATACCATCAAATTCACAGTACTCTCTCTAGAAGGAAAATAAAGCGTGTCGATTATTTGCATCAATTAAGAATTAGAAACATCTTCATTAAATAGTTTTGTATtgcaaatgaataaagatttctaATAATAAAACATTCTACATTACTATAGGCATATTCATAGCACTGGTTGGTGTTGATTTGTGGTTAGCCGTGCATGGGCATCAACTTTGCAacattgaaaaattaaaaaaaggaacatgGAATGTGAAAAATTTAGCATGCTCACCCTGGAATGTCGGCCTGTCCTGTGCGTTCTGACTCCAGCATGTCTGCATCAGCTGACTGACTGTGCCCACCTCTGGCACATTTGTGGGGACCAACTTCAGGTCAGGCCGTTGTCCTGTTTTCACAGCAAGCTCGATGAGTGCTGAATTCATTGCATCTGCAGGGAAAGTCAGTGAATGAAAGACTCATGATTATGTTATATATGAGCTACTAAAGATGAAATAAGATTAAAGATGGTGTGAGGCGGGCCTACTGATAGAGCAAACATATACTCACTTTCATATGGCTTTCGTCTCGTGATGATTTCCCACAGCAGCACACCAAAGCTGAAATCATCACAAAGGGTGGTTGAAACTTAAAACCTGAAATCAAATTTCTCTTGTGGAAGGCAATAATCTAACTTTTCAAGTTTAAAAAACGTACCTGTACACATCAAACTTGCTGTTGGGAACGCTGTTGATATCTATGATGAACTCTGGTGGAGCATGCGTGATTGTCGCACCGGTTGGACTCGTTGAAGTGACAACGCGTGACGTAGTTTTCCATTTCGACAGGCCGAAGTCTGAAATCTGAAGGAGGGTTCAAAGCCATTAAAACAGCATAATATAATGATAAGCCACTCAAGTTGGTCTGTATCTATGGATGACAGCCCTATAGAAGATTATTATTATGACTAAAGACTGGGCGAATTGTTTCGACTTGTGATAGAAAACGTCACCCGTTACCTTCACATGGAAGTCTTCATCCAGTAGCACGTTTTCTGACTTCAGATCGCAGTGGAGAATCTGTGGGTTCTGGCAGTGCAGGAAAGTCATCCCCAGGGAGATCTCGTGCGCCATTCTCCACCTCAGGGCCCAGGGCACGTCCACATCCCGGAGCAGCTCGGCCAGGGAGCCGTTCTCCATATAGGGCATCACGATGGCGAAGTGTGGCTCCAGACAGACCCCCAGCAGACTGACGATGCAGGTCGATCGACCTCCAAGGTTCAGCTTTCTTGCCTCAGAGTATAGGAGAGGTCGCTCGCTATAtaatagaatgaatgaatgaatgacaaagtatgtaattatagtcttgtttgtttgcttgcttgtttgtttgcttgcttgtattgcatacccggtaaactgcctccTGGCGTAAAATacaaggtttgtactgaacaaagtacaaactgcatatccggacagatttatttgatccactcactcctACTTTTGTTATAAGTGTGGCGGGTTTAAATCTTAAATGACTCGTACTGCGAATCAAGTTTTTGATACGATGATGAAGATTCATGCACTGACCTTCCTTCTGTTGGTTGAGGCAGCAGCCGTTTGACAGCCACGTCCTGTTTCCAATCCCGATGATGAGCCTTTGCTACGGCGGCGAACCCTCCATGGCCGAGGTAGGACTCTGTCGGAAAGTCCAGCCGTTCATACTCGATGACAGGAAAATTGTCATCATCCGTCACGCTCAGCTTATTCTAGGAGAAAACAAGGTTGAACTCAATAGGATTTTATTTCACACCGGGGATCTACAAAATGTTTCGTAATCTATTACGATAACCTTGAGTGTTTAAGTTGCAGTATGTCTTTTTTCTCTAAAACATATCATCTTCCTGCAGAattattgttgattttatttctttattgtgaTTCGTTACATCTGTCATTTTCGAACGTACTTTCATTCTTGTAACCCGGACTCCCTGTAGCTCAAGTGCATGTCgctcttcgatttcttgtttcaCCTGAGGAAGGAAAGAGGTAATAACAGATGGTAGGTAGATCTTTTGCAATGTTCGGAAATGCTCCTATCCTATCCACTTCAATATCAAATGCCGGCCCAAATCGGAGAACAATTACATATGTCAACTTATCCAAGTACCTTCTCCATCTGCTCCTTGTGCTGCTGATCCATTCTCAGATGGGCTCTCTGCATGTCCTGAACCTGTTTCGTCAGCTGCTGCAGTTCCATGGCCTGTTCCCTGGCCTTTAGGTCTGCCTCTCGTGTCTTCTGTTGTTCCTCCATCACCTGTGGTAACGATAAATTGAAATGTCCAGCATATTTACTCTACAGACTTATTTCTTCTTTCAATTGGACAATGACGTAGTTGATAAACCATGTATTTAGGTATAACGTTATGTTATATGTATTGTGTAACGTCTTTTCGCCAAGGGATTGTTGTGAGGAAGTGAACAGTGAGTGAGTACTCAGTTTTTTTATTTTCCTCTCTTGTAGCTGAGATCCATTGATAATTGAAATTGCAATGTTGGTATCACGTTCAGACAATACCAACCACCGGTATGCATCATGTGATGAAGTATCTAAATAAATCTTACCCGCTGCTCGTTGGAATGAAAAATATTACCTtgtattgatatctattaatcttCTTGAAGCTGGCCTCCAGATCTTGGCTCTTGGTCATCTCTTGCAGGACAGTCCACTTCTCTGGGCCACGTGCCTGCTCCCCGTACTGCTGACGTGCTTCAGTCAGCTCTCCCACCAGCTGTTTAAACTGATAGTCCGGAGGAGGCTTCTCTACACGTTTCCTGACACACAATTAAAAGCGATAAGTTATTATCATTAGTGAGACCCGTATCCCCCAAATTAGCCCACTGATCAGTCTTGACAAATTGTATTTACCAACTGCTAACGGAGATTTACTATCACATGCTGTCAAAATAATGAGGAGTAAAAATGACCTTCTGTCTTTACAAGGAATGAAGTGAATGTTTGAATTACCTTATTGGGTCAAACAAGCGTTCATAAACCTGTTGACAGAAGACCTTTGAGTGTTCTCTGTTCTGCTGGATGAAGTGGAAAAGCTCCCCGCCATTAACGACAAACCCTTTCTGCTGATAGGTTTTGCCGTCTTCTGCCACATAGTCGACTATGCGCTCGTCTCTTCGAACTGCAATTAAAGTGACGAAAATGATATCACCTTTATCGAATTTTCCTATTGTTTTAAGCTTGCCATATTTGCATGTCACTGTGATCTTCATTTCGGAAATTCACATTAAGAGgtgcatcattttttttaaaattaccCAGACCATTCGTCAATAGACATACTAGGTAGTCTCGGAATATTCAACTGACCTGACTAGAATGCTCAGCCCAAAGCCCACTGACAGTGGGTACGTTCATAGTCTCCGTTAGCCCCCAAAGTCTACATCAGAGTTTTACTTCTTGGACAACTAGGCAGATACCTCAGCTAAGTATTGATCATCGTTGACTACCCACCCAAGCGATTTTGCATTTGATCCACCACATCGTCGCTCTCGTCATATCTCTGAGTCTGTGAGCTGGTACAAAAATGGCCGACCTTCGTCAGAAGCTTGTCTGTGAGTACCTTGAACAACTCGTTGTGTAAATCCATGAGGGTAGGCTGGGCGGGTTGGTTTCTGAATGGAGAGATATGAATAGAGCGAATAAAGATGCAGCCTATTGCACACAGTGTGTATATGTGGGAAAATGACACCAAGTTTTGATTTGTTATTACAATTGATGTTTGATAAAAAATTTCCTTACTTTCCATCTTTTGCCATCTCCTCTATTGGAACTTGTCCATTTCCGCTCGCTCCAGCGATCTTTGCCTAGTAGAGAGAATAAAGTGTAATTAACATCGAAAGCTATCAGTCCACAATGTCTTATTTTCTCTCAATTGAATAATGGTGTAAATGGTTATATCTAGGCCATCGCTAATATCCATTAGAAGGAAACAAAATAATTgggaaatagataaataactgATGATACGGATGGTATCGCGTGATTGCAACGAAAAATCAAGATATCTATGATACGGGCAGTGCTGTTAGATCGCACCTGCATCTGCTTTATGTACTCCATGGCTATTTCATCAATGACCTTTCTCCGCATGACCTCTACTGTGTTCTGCCAGGTGTTGTCCAGGGCAGGGATGGCCTTAGGATCATTGACCGCTTCCACATACTGTTGGGTCATGATGCTGAGGGCCTCACCTGAGAGGAATTACATACATGATTGATAATTAAGAAATCCAACACTTTAATCAGACTCTAATTAATGACTTATCAATTTGTCTCAACCTGGAcgtaaagacaacaaaatttgTTGCCATGATAACTGTGGTCTCTGCTAGTGTTTACGTTTTCTACAACTTACACTATAGATCAGacgcaaataaggacctcaatTGTATAGATTTTATCAGTAGATCACCTTCTCTactcaaataacacaagttgtttaaagtcttatcttagcaaaaagGCTATTTGTACCATTGCCTTATAAATTCTGTAAATAAGGACCTCgtctgcatgatttatgtctgataatgcccacatttacttaacttccaaatgcgccAAAAAGGTATACTCACTGACAGTTGTCAATTCTTTATTCTGAAGATGAAATTATGATCATGAGTGTTGGTCACATTTTCCTTCTTGACTAACTTACCACTAACAGTCGAGCCGCTGTAGTAGCCTCTCTTTGCACGTGACTTCAACAACAGCGTTTTTGTCAGCTCCTCTACACCCTTGTTGAATTCTGGGTTCAGGCTGTCCGTGCGCTTAGCGATGTTGTTCATCACCTCCGGGTCCCGAGAGGGCCTCTCCAAGGTGGCACACTCCACAGATGGGAAGAACGTGAGGATGGCTCGTCCTACTTTGTCACTGGCTGACTCTTCAAACGCATCAGGGTCACAACTAAGGACCTAAGTTTAGAATTGATCGATCAAGAAAGTATAACGTAAGTGACACGTCAGGTGATCGGAAGCATAGTAATCAAACCTTCCCTTCCTCTCTCATACTAAGGCTTTAGATTATTCTTATCCTCCTGTTTTTGTGTTAGATCAAAGCACTGTCTTCCATCTACATTCTTGACAATGGCGCTGCACCATATATATCTTACCTTCTTCTTCAAGTACTCGCCGGGGTCCATGTCTTTGCCGTCCTTATCCTGCATCTTCTGAGACACGTCACGCAGCAGCCACAGGAAGTCTGGGAAGAACTCACGGAATTGTGCCACGTCTCTCCCCTCTCCTTTTTTCACTGTGATCCCCTTAGCCAGCTTGACGAAGCACCTGGTAGTATTTTGAATTTTCAGTGCTTGTGTTTTAAAGTACACTGCATGTCTGATAAGTACCACATTAGTTAGATGGTAAACATAGTCATTAATGGTAGACAAAATGTATTAATGGCAGTTGAAGCTGATAGACGTAACTCGTTCATATACTCACTGCATCTTCTCCAGATCTCCCTTGTACGGCACATAGAGTGAGTTGTAGATGAGATGGGACGAAAGCAGTATGGTCATCACCAGGATAGAGGCGTCCTGGCCAGCGGTGGCTCCTACTGCATCTAGTCGTTGATTCAgaagtgat
This genomic window contains:
- the LOC136421498 gene encoding guanylate-binding protein 6-like, translating into MREEGKVLSCDPDAFEESASDKVGRAILTFFPSVECATLERPSRDPEVMNNIAKRTDSLNPEFNKGVEELTKTLLLKSRAKRGYYSGSTVSGEALSIMTQQYVEAVNDPKAIPALDNTWQNTVEVMRRKVIDEIAMEYIKQMQAKIAGASGNGQVPIEEMAKDGKNQPAQPTLMDLHNELFKVLTDKLLTKVGHFCTSSQTQRYDESDDVVDQMQNRLVRRDERIVDYVAEDGKTYQQKGFVVNGGELFHFIQQNREHSKVFCQQVYERLFDPIR
- the LOC136421497 gene encoding receptor-interacting serine/threonine-protein kinase 2-like — translated: MTKSQDLEASFKKINRYQYKVMEEQQKTREADLKAREQAMELQQLTKQVQDMQRAHLRMDQQHKEQMEKVKQEIEERHALELQGVRVTRMKNKLSVTDDDNFPVIEYERLDFPTESYLGHGGFAAVAKAHHRDWKQDVAVKRLLPQPTEGSERPLLYSEARKLNLGGRSTCIVSLLGVCLEPHFAIVMPYMENGSLAELLRDVDVPWALRWRMAHEISLGMTFLHCQNPQILHCDLKSENVLLDEDFHVKISDFGLSKWKTTSRVVTSTSPTGATITHAPPEFIIDINSVPNSKFDVYSFGVLLWEIITRRKPYENAMNSALIELAVKTGQRPDLKLVPTNVPEVGTVSQLMQTCWSQNAQDRPTFQGEHAKFFTFHVPFFNFSMLQS